A section of the Agromyces aurantiacus genome encodes:
- a CDS encoding serine/threonine-protein kinase: protein MSTPNTLVADRYRLVKLIGTGGMGVVWHAHDERLQRPVALKMLRPQPELTDEEREVATARAMREARINAGLHHPNAVPVFDVVEHEGRPCLVMQLIDSTPLSVLLQEHGPLTPPETARIGAQVAAALAAAHRLRIVHRDVKPGNILIREDGSAMISDFGIAHALGDTTITGTGMVHGTPAYLAPEAARGDASGFPSDVFSLGSTLYAMLEGSPPFGDDRNAIALLHRVARGEHPAPAHAGALAPLLAEMLAVDPKQRPRMDRVAERLAELDAALADGSPPTLPLGAVGAATGMADVTAIDVAAAAAPAPTVPSATRVIGGTAETERMTEVGTDDEDEQDDRVAAEPGAPLFPWLAQPIDEPATAPERAVSGPGPASAGDREHPRRRRGALIAAVVVVALLALGGILLAGVLRPDGGPRAEPDPDESSAAAETSEPAPTPSESPSREPSASPEPTPVPAPTPTPAPAPAPQTAEERAVDAVVSYYSLMPGDLDAAWPLMTADYQVNHVGGRDAYQAFWGDVSDVEASDVSASAPDRVQATLVYTFTDGRVVREVTAYRLVDESGTLKIAETTVLSSEEL, encoded by the coding sequence ATGAGTACCCCGAACACGCTCGTCGCCGACCGCTATCGGCTGGTCAAGCTGATCGGCACCGGCGGCATGGGCGTCGTGTGGCATGCGCACGACGAGCGCCTCCAGCGACCCGTGGCACTGAAGATGCTGCGGCCGCAGCCCGAGCTCACCGACGAGGAGCGCGAGGTCGCGACGGCCCGGGCCATGCGCGAGGCGCGGATCAACGCGGGCCTGCACCATCCGAATGCCGTGCCGGTCTTCGACGTGGTCGAGCACGAGGGGCGCCCGTGCCTCGTGATGCAGCTGATCGACAGCACGCCGCTGTCGGTGCTGCTGCAGGAGCACGGGCCGCTGACACCGCCGGAGACAGCGCGGATCGGGGCGCAGGTCGCCGCGGCCCTCGCGGCCGCGCATCGCCTGCGCATCGTGCACCGCGACGTCAAGCCGGGCAACATCCTCATTCGCGAGGACGGGTCGGCGATGATCAGCGACTTCGGCATCGCGCACGCGCTCGGCGACACGACCATCACGGGCACCGGCATGGTGCACGGCACGCCCGCCTACCTGGCGCCCGAGGCGGCGCGCGGCGACGCATCGGGCTTCCCCTCCGACGTGTTCTCGCTCGGCTCGACCCTCTACGCGATGCTCGAGGGGTCGCCGCCGTTCGGCGACGACCGGAACGCGATCGCCCTGCTGCACCGCGTGGCGCGCGGCGAGCACCCGGCGCCGGCGCACGCGGGGGCGCTCGCTCCCCTGCTCGCCGAGATGCTCGCCGTCGATCCGAAGCAGCGTCCGCGCATGGACCGCGTCGCGGAGCGATTGGCCGAACTCGACGCCGCGCTCGCCGACGGCAGCCCGCCGACGCTGCCGCTGGGCGCGGTTGGGGCCGCCACGGGGATGGCCGACGTGACCGCGATCGACGTGGCCGCGGCCGCGGCCCCGGCGCCCACCGTCCCGTCCGCGACGCGGGTGATCGGCGGCACCGCCGAGACCGAGCGCATGACGGAGGTCGGGACCGACGACGAGGATGAGCAGGATGACCGGGTCGCGGCCGAACCCGGCGCTCCCCTGTTCCCGTGGTTGGCCCAGCCCATCGACGAGCCGGCCACCGCCCCGGAGCGCGCCGTTTCGGGCCCGGGCCCGGCGAGCGCCGGCGACCGGGAGCATCCACGACGGCGCCGCGGTGCGCTCATCGCCGCCGTCGTCGTCGTCGCGCTCCTCGCGCTGGGTGGCATCCTGCTCGCCGGCGTGCTGCGACCGGATGGCGGCCCCCGCGCCGAACCCGACCCCGACGAGTCGTCCGCTGCCGCCGAGACGAGCGAGCCCGCCCCGACGCCGTCGGAATCGCCGAGCCGGGAGCCGAGCGCCTCACCGGAGCCCACTCCCGTCCCGGCGCCGACTCCCACTCCTGCCCCGGCCCCGGCGCCGCAGACCGCCGAGGAGCGAGCGGTCGACGCGGTCGTCTCCTACTACTCGCTCATGCCCGGCGACCTCGACGCCGCCTGGCCGCTGATGACCGCCGACTACCAGGTGAACCACGTCGGCGGCCGCGACGCATACCAGGCGTTCTGGGGCGACGTGTCCGACGTGGAGGCATCCGACGTCTCCGCGAGCGCGCCCGACCGGGTGCAGGCGACGCTGGTCTACACCTTCACCGACGGACGGGTCGTCCGCGAGGTCACCGCGTATCGCCTCGTCGACGAGAGCGGCACGTTGAAGATCGCCGAGACCACGGTGCTCAGCAGCGAGGAACTCTGA
- a CDS encoding S8 family serine peptidase — MNEYPNQVTHGTGVTLTKVPDIGVASLAADVTAGAEGIDALTSAGLVPVSDEELTTDSLGGHTRINDGGGRRWVRIPAPDGAPRATTDVEAQLGDQVDWLAPAYQFPDVEGMGGTVVLVPDVLLVRPADGASEDAVRGRLAELGLEPDDERSRYTDPFRYCRVTAPKDRNAIELREALLDDGLFTDARFETMPMLVPVSGVPNDPLYPQQWGMAQIDGPGAWDLGQGGADAVVCILDEGCDLTHPDLSFSDPGINLGTMQPDGSPTGNHGTACAGIAAATTGNGVGVAGVAGRSPILPLAFQNWTDVECAAGIRYAAQHGADVISMSFGVYGPGEGMGPVGWDFAIIDPAIAEAHTAGLVLCAATGNENIDTFNRYPSRHPLVIACGASDQADNRKSETSPDGEDWWGSNYAPGVSVVAPGVRIPTTDRQGTAGYNPQPGTAGDYVATFNGTSSATPHVAGIAALIKAHEPGLSNVEIRRRIETTADKVGTVPYAQQAGFPNGTRNDQMGYGRVNARRALQEGAVPREYGMPYTADLTGDGRADIVGFGDQGVWVSFSNGDGTFQAPKMVVANFAYNAGGWRVEKHPRFLADLTGDGRADIVGFGDQGVWVSLNNGNGTFQPPTKVLGNFAYSAGGWRVEKHPRFLADLTGDGRADIIGFGDQGVWVSLNNGNGTFRPPKMVLGNFAYTAGGWRVEKHPRFVVDLTGDGRADIIGFGDQGVWVSLNNGNGTFQPPKMVLGNFAYSAGGWRVEKHPRFLANVAGGKAPDIVGFGDQGVWVSVNNGDGTFQAPKKVIDNFAYSAGGWRVEKHPRFVADVAGGTYADIVGFGDQGVWVSVNNGDGTFQAPTKVLSNFGYTAGGWRVEKHPRFVADVAGNQRADILGFGYAGVWASLSNGGGTFDPPKKVLDNFGYDAGGWRVERHPRFVAGPR; from the coding sequence ATGAACGAGTACCCGAACCAGGTGACGCACGGAACCGGCGTGACCCTCACCAAGGTGCCCGACATCGGCGTCGCGTCGCTCGCGGCCGACGTCACGGCGGGCGCCGAAGGCATCGACGCGCTGACCTCGGCCGGGCTGGTGCCGGTCAGCGACGAGGAGCTGACGACCGACAGCCTGGGCGGCCACACGCGGATCAACGACGGTGGGGGCCGTCGCTGGGTTCGCATCCCGGCCCCGGACGGCGCGCCGAGGGCGACGACCGACGTGGAGGCCCAGCTCGGCGACCAGGTCGACTGGCTCGCCCCGGCGTACCAGTTCCCCGATGTCGAGGGCATGGGAGGCACCGTCGTGCTGGTGCCCGACGTCCTGCTCGTGCGGCCGGCCGACGGCGCATCCGAGGACGCCGTTCGGGGCAGGCTCGCCGAGCTCGGGCTGGAACCCGACGACGAGCGCAGCCGCTACACCGACCCGTTCCGGTACTGCCGCGTCACCGCGCCGAAGGACCGCAATGCGATCGAGCTGCGCGAGGCGCTGCTCGACGACGGCCTCTTCACCGATGCCCGATTCGAGACCATGCCGATGCTGGTGCCCGTCTCGGGCGTGCCGAATGACCCGCTCTACCCGCAGCAGTGGGGCATGGCCCAGATCGACGGGCCGGGTGCGTGGGACCTCGGCCAGGGTGGCGCGGATGCCGTCGTCTGCATCCTCGACGAAGGGTGCGACCTGACGCACCCCGACCTGTCGTTCAGCGACCCGGGTATCAACCTCGGCACGATGCAGCCCGACGGGAGCCCGACCGGCAACCACGGCACGGCGTGCGCGGGAATCGCGGCGGCGACGACCGGCAACGGCGTGGGCGTCGCCGGCGTCGCGGGGCGCTCGCCGATCCTGCCGCTCGCCTTCCAGAACTGGACCGACGTCGAGTGCGCGGCGGGCATCCGGTACGCCGCCCAGCACGGCGCCGACGTCATCAGCATGAGCTTCGGCGTCTACGGGCCCGGTGAGGGGATGGGGCCGGTCGGCTGGGACTTCGCGATCATCGACCCGGCCATCGCCGAGGCGCACACAGCCGGACTCGTGCTGTGCGCCGCCACCGGCAACGAGAACATCGACACGTTCAACCGGTACCCGTCGCGCCATCCGCTCGTGATCGCCTGCGGGGCGTCCGACCAAGCCGACAACCGGAAGTCGGAGACGAGCCCCGACGGCGAGGACTGGTGGGGCTCCAACTACGCGCCGGGCGTCAGCGTCGTGGCGCCCGGGGTCCGCATCCCGACGACCGATCGGCAGGGCACGGCCGGGTACAACCCGCAGCCCGGCACGGCGGGTGACTACGTCGCGACCTTCAACGGCACGTCGTCGGCGACGCCGCACGTCGCCGGAATCGCCGCGCTCATCAAGGCGCACGAGCCCGGGCTGTCGAACGTCGAGATCCGCAGGCGCATCGAGACCACGGCCGACAAGGTCGGCACCGTGCCCTACGCGCAGCAGGCCGGGTTCCCGAACGGCACCCGCAACGACCAGATGGGATATGGGCGCGTCAACGCCCGACGGGCGCTGCAAGAGGGCGCCGTGCCGCGCGAGTACGGCATGCCGTACACCGCCGACCTGACGGGCGACGGCCGGGCCGACATCGTCGGGTTCGGCGACCAGGGGGTATGGGTGTCGTTCAGCAACGGCGACGGCACCTTCCAGGCGCCGAAGATGGTCGTCGCGAACTTCGCCTACAACGCGGGCGGATGGCGTGTGGAGAAGCATCCGCGCTTCCTCGCCGACCTGACCGGCGACGGCCGGGCCGACATCGTCGGGTTCGGCGACCAGGGGGTATGGGTGTCGCTCAACAACGGCAACGGCACCTTCCAGCCGCCCACCAAGGTCCTGGGGAACTTCGCGTACAGTGCCGGCGGATGGCGCGTGGAGAAGCATCCCCGCTTCCTCGCCGACCTCACGGGCGACGGTCGCGCCGACATCATCGGCTTCGGCGATCAGGGCGTCTGGGTCTCGTTGAACAACGGGAACGGGACGTTCCGGCCGCCGAAGATGGTGCTCGGCAACTTCGCGTACACGGCCGGCGGATGGCGCGTGGAGAAGCATCCACGGTTCGTCGTCGACCTGACCGGCGACGGTCGGGCCGACATCATCGGCTTCGGCGACCAGGGGGTGTGGGTCTCGCTGAACAACGGGAACGGGACGTTCCAGCCGCCGAAGATGGTGCTCGGCAACTTCGCGTACAGCGCGGGAGGATGGCGGGTCGAGAAGCACCCGCGGTTCCTCGCGAACGTCGCGGGCGGCAAGGCCCCCGACATCGTCGGGTTCGGCGACCAGGGCGTGTGGGTCTCCGTGAACAACGGCGACGGCACGTTCCAAGCGCCGAAGAAGGTCATCGACAACTTCGCCTACAGCGCCGGTGGATGGCGCGTGGAGAAGCATCCGCGCTTCGTCGCCGACGTGGCCGGCGGCACCTACGCCGACATCGTCGGGTTCGGCGACCAGGGCGTGTGGGTCTCGGTGAACAACGGCGACGGCACGTTCCAGGCTCCGACGAAGGTGCTGAGCAACTTCGGGTACACCGCGGGCGGATGGCGGGTCGAGAAGCATCCGCGGTTCGTCGCCGACGTGGCCGGGAACCAGCGCGCCGATATCCTCGGCTTCGGATACGCCGGCGTGTGGGCCTCGCTGAGCAACGGCGGCGGCACGTTCGACCCGCCGAAGAAGGTGCTCGACAACTTCGGCTACGACGCCGGCGGATGGCGCGTGGAGCGGCATCCCCGGTTCGTGGCCGGGCCGAGGTGA
- a CDS encoding pilus assembly protein TadG-related protein, translating into MRRGRSVADEDGSTLLLTIFYGVLALALVLVVVSATSLYLERKRLFTLADGAALAAAESWRLEDVRVEGRDLVFDLDDAAVREAAAEYLGDAVSSLEGVELVRAGSADGRSATVTLRAVWRAPISSEFLPLTVPIEVTADARSVFH; encoded by the coding sequence GTGAGGCGGGGCCGCAGCGTCGCCGACGAGGACGGCTCGACGCTCCTGCTCACCATCTTCTACGGGGTCCTGGCGCTCGCCCTCGTACTGGTCGTGGTCTCGGCGACGTCCCTCTACCTCGAGCGCAAGCGCCTGTTCACGCTCGCCGACGGCGCGGCGCTCGCGGCCGCCGAGTCGTGGCGGCTCGAGGACGTCCGCGTCGAGGGCCGCGACCTCGTGTTCGACCTCGACGACGCCGCGGTGCGCGAGGCGGCGGCCGAGTACCTCGGCGATGCGGTATCCTCGCTCGAGGGCGTCGAACTCGTCCGCGCCGGATCGGCCGACGGTCGCAGCGCGACCGTCACGCTGCGGGCGGTCTGGCGGGCCCCGATCTCATCGGAGTTCCTCCCGCTCACCGTACCGATCGAGGTGACGGCCGACGCTCGCTCGGTGTTCCACTGA
- a CDS encoding TadE/TadG family type IV pilus assembly protein yields MGPRRPGAVGRLRPGDQPRHRVLRPLRDERGSAVAEFSLVGVLLTALLLAVVQLALALHVRNTVLDAAAEGARYAALTGSSPDAGVQRTRELIGSAIAAEFAGEVSAATTSIDGVPAIAVTVRTTLPVVGLLGPKRALEVTGHAALETVE; encoded by the coding sequence CTGGGGCCTCGCAGGCCCGGCGCTGTCGGGCGTCTTCGACCAGGCGATCAGCCGCGTCACCGGGTTCTGAGGCCGCTCCGCGACGAGCGGGGTTCGGCCGTCGCCGAGTTCTCGCTCGTCGGGGTCCTGCTCACCGCGCTCCTGCTCGCGGTCGTGCAGCTCGCGCTCGCGTTGCACGTGCGGAACACCGTGCTCGACGCGGCGGCGGAGGGCGCAAGGTACGCGGCGCTCACCGGGTCTTCGCCGGACGCCGGGGTGCAGCGCACACGCGAACTGATCGGCTCGGCGATCGCCGCCGAGTTCGCCGGCGAGGTCAGCGCCGCGACGACGTCGATCGATGGCGTCCCCGCGATCGCGGTCACGGTCCGCACCACGCTGCCGGTCGTGGGCCTGCTCGGGCCGAAACGCGCCCTGGAGGTGACCGGGCATGCCGCGCTCGAGACCGTCGAGTGA